In Neptuniibacter halophilus, the genomic stretch TGGCTGACCGGCCGGAGAAAGTTCAACTGGTCTATCACGGGCTCGATTTTAAACGCTTTGCCGCACCGCAAGCATCCGGGCAGACACAGGCTTCGACACCGGTCAGGATTATCAGCGTCGGCCGCGCCGTCGAGAAAAAAGGCTACGATGACCTGCTGACAGCCCTGTCGCAACTGCCTGCGGAGCTCGACTGGCAGTTCACTCATATCGGTGGCGGTGGCCTGCTGAAATCCCTTCAGGCACAGGCCCGTTCGCTCAATATCGAAGACCGGATTCAGTGGCTGGGCGCCCTGCCACAAAAAGAGGTGCTGGCAGCTTACCGCAACAGCGACCTGTTCGTGCTCGCCAGTAAAATCGTCGCCGACGGCGATCGGGATGGCCTGCCCAATGTACTGATGGAAGCCCAGAGCCAGAAACTTTGCTGCCTGGCGACCGATATATCCGGTATCCCCGAACTGATTAACCATGGCGAAAACGGCTGGCTGGTGCCGCAGGCGGATCCCGCTGCCCTGACCTCCGCGCTGGAAACGCTTATCCGTGACTCCCAACTGCGTCAGGCACTGGGCCAGAAAGGTCAGGAGCTGTTACAGCAGCGGTTTGATGTGGAACTGGGCATTGATCAGCTCAGCGAACTGTTCCTCCGATCGTCTGCGCCATGAATATTGCCTTTTACGCGCCGCTGAAGTCGCCCCATCACCCAAA encodes the following:
- a CDS encoding glycosyltransferase family 4 protein, which codes for MKKITLVLKGYPRLSETFIAQEIHALEQRGFEITLVSLRHPTDKRTHPIHDQIRADVIYLPEYLHHEPGRVLKAAWACLRRYPVGSAIKALWRDFKRDHSRNRVRRFGQALVLAAEMPPGTEQLYAHFLHTPASVTRYAALLTGIRWSCSAHAKDIWTSPSWELKEKLQELDWLSTCTRANFDYLRSLADRPEKVQLVYHGLDFKRFAAPQASGQTQASTPVRIISVGRAVEKKGYDDLLTALSQLPAELDWQFTHIGGGGLLKSLQAQARSLNIEDRIQWLGALPQKEVLAAYRNSDLFVLASKIVADGDRDGLPNVLMEAQSQKLCCLATDISGIPELINHGENGWLVPQADPAALTSALETLIRDSQLRQALGQKGQELLQQRFDVELGIDQLSELFLRSSAP